The following are encoded together in the Blautia obeum ATCC 29174 genome:
- a CDS encoding formate--tetrahydrofolate ligase: MGFKSDIEIAQECEMLPITKIAEKAGIDDKYLEQYGKYKAKIDYNLLKESDRKDGKLILMTAINPTPAGEGKTTTTVGLADAMQKLGKSVMVALREPSLGPVFGVKGGAAGGGYAQVVPMEDINLHFTGDFHAIGAANNLLAAMIDNHIFQGNALNIDPRKITWKRCVDMNDRQLRNVVDGLGGRTNGMPREDGYDITVASEIMAVLCLASDITDLKERLSKIIIGYTYGKVSEQKPVTAGDLHAEGAMTALLKDALKPNLVQTLEHVPAIVHGGPFANIAHGCNSVTATKMCMKLADYTITEAGFGADLGAEKFLDIKCRMAGLHPSAVVIVATVRALKYNGGVAKADLNNENLEALEKGLPNLLKHVSNIKNVYKLPCVVAINAFPTDTKAELDLVETKCKELGVNVALSEVWAKGGEGGVKLAEEVLRLVEEPNDFSYAYELEGSIEDKLNQIVQKVYGGKRVVLTANAQKQAKQLEALGFGNCPICVAKTQYSLTDDQTKLGAPTDFEVTVRNLKISAGAGFIVALTGEIMTMPGLPKVPAAERIDVDENGKITGLF, translated from the coding sequence ATGGGATTCAAAAGTGACATCGAAATTGCACAGGAGTGCGAAATGCTGCCAATCACAAAGATTGCAGAAAAAGCAGGTATTGATGATAAATATCTGGAGCAGTACGGAAAATACAAAGCAAAAATTGATTATAATCTTCTGAAAGAAAGTGACAGAAAAGACGGTAAGCTGATCCTTATGACAGCAATCAACCCGACACCGGCCGGTGAAGGAAAGACTACTACAACCGTAGGTCTTGCAGATGCAATGCAGAAGCTTGGAAAGAGTGTTATGGTTGCTCTTCGTGAGCCATCTCTCGGACCGGTATTCGGTGTCAAAGGTGGTGCAGCAGGCGGCGGCTATGCACAGGTAGTTCCGATGGAAGATATCAACCTTCATTTCACAGGTGACTTCCATGCCATCGGTGCAGCAAACAACCTTCTTGCAGCAATGATCGACAACCATATCTTCCAGGGCAATGCTCTGAACATCGACCCGAGAAAGATCACATGGAAGAGATGTGTGGATATGAACGACCGTCAGCTTCGTAACGTAGTAGACGGACTTGGCGGAAGAACAAACGGTATGCCTCGTGAAGACGGATACGACATCACAGTTGCATCCGAGATCATGGCAGTCCTTTGCCTTGCAAGCGATATTACAGACCTGAAAGAAAGACTTTCCAAGATCATCATCGGATATACATATGGTAAAGTTTCCGAACAGAAACCGGTAACAGCTGGCGATCTTCATGCAGAAGGTGCAATGACTGCACTTCTGAAAGATGCCCTGAAACCAAACCTCGTTCAGACACTGGAACATGTTCCGGCAATCGTTCATGGCGGACCATTCGCAAACATTGCTCATGGATGTAACTCTGTAACAGCTACAAAAATGTGTATGAAACTTGCTGATTACACAATTACAGAGGCTGGATTCGGCGCTGACCTTGGAGCAGAAAAATTCCTGGATATCAAGTGCCGTATGGCAGGTCTGCACCCAAGCGCAGTTGTTATCGTAGCTACTGTACGTGCTCTGAAATATAATGGCGGTGTAGCAAAAGCAGACCTTAATAATGAAAACCTGGAAGCACTGGAAAAAGGACTTCCAAACCTTCTGAAACATGTAAGCAATATCAAGAATGTATACAAACTTCCTTGCGTAGTTGCTATCAATGCATTCCCGACAGATACAAAGGCAGAACTTGACCTTGTAGAAACAAAATGTAAAGAACTCGGCGTAAACGTTGCACTTTCTGAAGTATGGGCAAAAGGCGGCGAAGGTGGAGTGAAACTTGCAGAAGAAGTTCTTCGTCTGGTAGAAGAACCGAACGACTTCTCCTATGCATATGAACTGGAAGGCTCTATCGAAGACAAACTGAACCAGATCGTACAGAAAGTATACGGTGGTAAGAGAGTTGTCCTGACAGCAAATGCTCAGAAACAGGCAAAACAGCTCGAAGCTCTTGGCTTTGGCAACTGCCCGATCTGTGTAGCTAAGACACAGTATAGTCTGACAGATGACCAGACCAAACTCGGTGCACCAACAGACTTCGAAGTTACTGTACGTAACCTGAAGATCTCCGCAGGTGCAGGTTTCATCGTGGCTCTGACAGGTGAGATCATGACTATGCCAGGACTGCCAAAAGTACCGGCTGCAGAGAGAATTGATGTAGATGAGAACGGAAAGATCACTGGACTTTTCTAG
- a CDS encoding cyclodeaminase/cyclohydrolase family protein, whose amino-acid sequence MGFSTSTCTEFVEVLASKAPVPGGGGASALVGAVGTALGNMVGSLTVGKKKYADVEDEMWELKAKCDQLQKDFLSLIERDAEVFEPLSKAYGMPRETEEEKAEKAHVMEIVLKDACSVPMEIMEKCCEAIDLIVEFAAKGSKLAISDAGVGAAFCKAALQGASLNVYINTKSMANREYAEELNKKADAMLEKYTKIADETFESVLGRLK is encoded by the coding sequence ATGGGATTCTCAACAAGTACATGTACAGAGTTTGTTGAAGTGCTTGCTTCAAAAGCCCCGGTACCGGGTGGCGGCGGAGCTTCTGCACTGGTTGGTGCAGTCGGAACTGCACTTGGCAACATGGTAGGCAGCCTTACGGTAGGCAAAAAGAAATATGCAGATGTAGAAGATGAAATGTGGGAGCTGAAAGCAAAATGCGACCAGCTTCAGAAAGATTTTCTGAGTCTGATTGAAAGAGATGCAGAAGTTTTTGAACCACTTTCCAAAGCATATGGCATGCCAAGAGAAACAGAGGAAGAAAAAGCAGAAAAAGCACATGTTATGGAAATCGTTCTGAAAGATGCATGCTCTGTTCCGATGGAAATCATGGAAAAATGCTGTGAAGCAATTGATCTGATCGTAGAGTTTGCTGCCAAAGGATCCAAACTGGCGATCAGCGATGCCGGTGTTGGTGCAGCTTTCTGCAAAGCAGCATTACAGGGTGCAAGCCTGAACGTATACATCAATACGAAATCTATGGCAAACAGAGAATATGCTGAAGAACTCAACAAAAAAGCAGATGCAATGCTTGAAAAATACACAAAGATTGCAGATGAAACATTCGAAAGCGTTCTCGGACGCCTTAAATAG
- a CDS encoding bifunctional 5,10-methylenetetrahydrofolate dehydrogenase/5,10-methenyltetrahydrofolate cyclohydrolase, translating into MAKQLLGKEVTAALNERIKANVAELQGKGVNPTLCIIRVGENPSDISYEKGATKRCETLGVACEKILLPGDVSQEELLATIDKVNKDDHIHGVLLFRPLPKHLDQAVIENALAAEKDVDCMTDLSMSGVYTGKKIGFPPCTPQACMEILDHYGIDCTGKKAVVIGRSLVVGKPAAMMLVKKNATVTICHTKTVDMPSVAKEADIVIVAAGRAGVVGAEYVREGQTIIDVGINVNAEGKLCGDVDYAAVEPIVDAITPVPGGVGSVTTSVLVGHVVEAAMRKVNG; encoded by the coding sequence ATGGCAAAGCAGTTATTAGGTAAAGAAGTAACAGCAGCACTGAATGAAAGAATCAAAGCCAATGTAGCTGAGTTACAGGGAAAAGGTGTTAACCCGACTCTGTGCATCATTCGTGTAGGTGAAAATCCAAGTGATATTTCTTACGAAAAAGGTGCAACAAAACGTTGCGAAACACTTGGGGTAGCATGTGAAAAAATCCTTCTTCCAGGAGATGTATCACAGGAAGAACTTCTTGCAACAATTGACAAAGTAAATAAAGATGACCATATTCATGGCGTTCTTCTGTTCCGTCCGCTGCCGAAACATCTGGATCAGGCAGTGATCGAAAATGCACTTGCAGCAGAAAAAGACGTTGACTGTATGACAGACCTTTCCATGTCTGGCGTTTATACAGGAAAGAAAATCGGTTTCCCGCCATGTACACCGCAGGCATGCATGGAAATCCTGGATCATTACGGAATCGACTGCACAGGTAAAAAAGCCGTTGTTATCGGAAGAAGCCTTGTAGTTGGTAAACCGGCAGCAATGATGCTGGTTAAGAAAAACGCAACAGTAACTATCTGCCATACAAAAACAGTAGATATGCCATCTGTAGCAAAAGAAGCTGATATCGTGATCGTAGCTGCAGGACGCGCAGGTGTTGTAGGTGCTGAATATGTCAGAGAAGGACAGACGATCATCGATGTAGGAATCAACGTAAATGCAGAAGGCAAACTTTGCGGCGATGTTGACTATGCAGCAGTTGAGCCGATCGTTGATGCGATCACTCCGGTACCGGGCGGTGTTGGAAGCGTTACAACATCTGTTCTGGTAGGACATGTAGTAGAAGCAGCAATGAGAAAGGTTAATGGATGA
- a CDS encoding glucosaminidase domain-containing protein, translating into MASGAEIEVAEEDGTSGSVFGSSATTADSEEVDHSGEGQIHKPSSLEVPDFTSDPDFVDDSTDNTYGYYTIMGDTTVSLAQMTSQYEEHGAEYPSASLKDGGAATIDDFCTIILEEANAEGVRGEVVFEQAMLETGWLQYGGDSGISQYNFAGIGTTGGGVAGVSYPDVRTGIRAQVQHLKAYACEDALNQDLVDTRFDMVTRGSAPYVEWLGQQENPNGGGWAAGPNYGEKLRKLLSDLKAE; encoded by the coding sequence TTGGCATCTGGGGCAGAGATTGAGGTGGCCGAAGAGGATGGAACATCCGGGAGTGTTTTCGGGAGTTCAGCCACTACAGCAGACAGTGAGGAAGTCGATCATTCCGGTGAGGGACAGATTCACAAGCCGTCCAGTCTGGAGGTACCGGATTTTACTTCTGATCCGGATTTTGTAGATGATTCTACAGATAACACTTATGGATATTATACGATCATGGGAGATACGACCGTTTCTCTTGCACAGATGACTTCGCAGTATGAAGAACATGGAGCAGAATATCCTTCAGCTTCATTAAAAGATGGTGGCGCAGCGACCATAGATGATTTTTGTACGATCATCCTGGAAGAAGCGAATGCAGAAGGCGTCCGTGGAGAAGTCGTTTTTGAACAGGCGATGCTAGAGACCGGATGGCTGCAGTACGGTGGTGATTCCGGAATATCTCAATATAATTTCGCTGGCATTGGAACGACCGGCGGGGGCGTTGCCGGAGTATCTTACCCGGATGTGCGGACCGGGATCCGCGCACAGGTACAGCATCTCAAAGCTTATGCATGCGAAGATGCACTGAATCAGGACCTTGTGGATACTCGATTTGACATGGTGACCAGAGGGAGTGCTCCATATGTAGAATGGCTGGGGCAGCAGGAGAACCCGAATGGGGGAGGCTGGGCCGCCGGACCTAACTATGGAGAAAAACTCAGAAAATTGCTCAGTGATCTGAAAGCGGAGTGA
- a CDS encoding 4Fe-4S dicluster domain-containing protein, with amino-acid sequence MRNYDTPVRAIRHKVYVEVAKAGFESTDETLIHDIEAIPYNIVEEKAKYRESIYRERAVASERVRLAMGLSLRPENKAVHLTDGLAASNIDEKYYEPPLMQVIPSACAACPPNKYIVSNMCRGCVAHPCMQACPKGAISMKDGKSYIDQDKCIKCGKCKAACPYDAISHNIRPCEQACGVKAIGSDEQGRASILEDKCVSCGMCMVSCPFGAISDKSQIFQLAHALRGGEKIIAIIAPAYISQFGDDVTPGKFKTALQVLGFSDVHEVAFGADVGAIAEAHHYAEKVATGELPFLLTSCCPSWSMMAKKFFPTMIDNISQELTPMVATARKVKQEQPDAKVVFVGPCASKKLEAMRRTVRSDVDFVLTFEELDAMFDAREIDPASFEEDGSLHDATAAGRGYAVAGGVAGAIEACLKEYYPDVPVHIEHAESLAECKKVLALAKAGKLKGCMIEGMACPGGCMGGAGTNVPVAKSSKELKKFLAGCTKKLPPKELVDIELK; translated from the coding sequence ATGCGAAATTATGACACACCTGTCAGAGCAATCCGCCACAAGGTTTATGTCGAAGTAGCCAAAGCCGGATTTGAATCCACTGACGAAACCCTGATTCATGATATTGAAGCTATTCCTTATAATATCGTAGAGGAAAAAGCCAAATACCGTGAAAGTATTTACAGAGAACGTGCCGTTGCCAGCGAGCGGGTTCGTCTTGCAATGGGCCTCTCTCTTCGCCCGGAAAACAAAGCTGTCCATCTGACCGACGGTCTGGCAGCCAGCAACATCGATGAGAAATATTACGAGCCGCCTCTTATGCAGGTCATTCCATCTGCATGCGCAGCCTGTCCGCCAAACAAATATATTGTCAGCAATATGTGCCGCGGCTGTGTCGCTCATCCATGTATGCAGGCCTGTCCAAAGGGTGCGATTTCCATGAAAGATGGAAAATCTTATATTGATCAGGACAAATGTATCAAGTGTGGCAAATGTAAAGCCGCCTGTCCTTATGATGCTATCTCTCACAATATCCGTCCATGTGAACAGGCCTGTGGTGTCAAGGCAATCGGAAGTGATGAGCAGGGACGTGCAAGTATCCTGGAGGACAAATGCGTTTCCTGTGGTATGTGTATGGTAAGCTGTCCATTCGGTGCGATTTCTGATAAATCTCAGATTTTCCAGCTGGCTCATGCACTTCGTGGTGGTGAAAAAATCATTGCCATCATCGCTCCGGCTTATATCAGCCAGTTCGGTGATGATGTGACTCCTGGCAAATTCAAGACAGCTCTGCAGGTTCTTGGTTTTTCTGATGTCCATGAGGTTGCATTCGGTGCTGATGTCGGAGCAATTGCAGAGGCGCATCATTATGCCGAAAAGGTTGCCACCGGAGAACTTCCATTTCTCCTGACTTCCTGCTGTCCTTCCTGGTCCATGATGGCAAAGAAATTCTTCCCGACCATGATCGACAATATTTCTCAGGAACTGACACCGATGGTTGCCACTGCCCGCAAGGTAAAACAGGAGCAGCCAGATGCAAAGGTTGTATTTGTTGGTCCATGTGCATCCAAGAAGCTGGAAGCTATGCGCCGCACCGTCCGCAGTGATGTTGATTTTGTCCTTACATTCGAGGAACTGGATGCCATGTTTGATGCACGCGAAATCGATCCTGCTTCTTTCGAAGAGGATGGTTCTCTTCATGATGCGACTGCTGCAGGACGTGGTTATGCTGTTGCAGGTGGTGTTGCAGGTGCGATCGAAGCCTGCCTTAAGGAATATTATCCGGATGTACCGGTTCATATCGAACATGCAGAGAGTCTTGCTGAATGTAAAAAAGTCCTCGCGCTTGCCAAAGCAGGCAAACTCAAGGGCTGTATGATCGAAGGTATGGCCTGTCCGGGCGGATGTATGGGTGGTGCCGGAACAAATGTACCAGTTGCCAAATCATCCAAAGAACTGAAGAAGTTCCTGGCCGGATGTACGAAGAAGCTTCCGCCAAAGGAACTTGTAGATATTGAACTGAAGTGA
- a CDS encoding complex I 24 kDa subunit family protein, with product MLDQSYYAKTDEIIEHYGPKPASLIPIMQDIQAEYRYLPGELLTYVASKIGVTEAKAYSVATFYENFSFEPKGKYVIKVCDGTACHVRKSMPVKEALMKELGLSNKKHTTDDMLFTVETVSCLGACGLAPTLTVNDEVHPKMTPEKAIDLLNELRGETV from the coding sequence ATGTTAGATCAGTCTTATTACGCGAAGACAGATGAGATCATCGAGCATTACGGACCGAAACCTGCATCATTGATCCCAATCATGCAGGATATCCAGGCGGAGTACCGTTATCTTCCTGGAGAGCTTCTGACGTATGTTGCATCCAAGATTGGAGTTACAGAAGCAAAGGCTTACAGTGTAGCCACTTTCTATGAGAACTTTTCCTTTGAGCCAAAAGGAAAATACGTCATCAAAGTCTGTGATGGAACAGCCTGTCATGTGCGTAAATCCATGCCGGTTAAAGAAGCTCTTATGAAGGAACTTGGACTCAGTAACAAGAAGCATACAACGGATGATATGCTCTTTACGGTAGAAACTGTATCCTGCCTTGGTGCATGCGGATTGGCGCCAACCCTTACAGTAAACGACGAAGTACATCCGAAAATGACACCAGAAAAGGCAATCGATCTGTTAAATGAATTGAGAGGTGAGACGGTATGA
- a CDS encoding NADH-quinone oxidoreductase subunit NuoF, which produces MSIVSKEDLLNKQAEAKNTLESFTCRVLVCSGTGCIASGAQKIYDEMAKLCENLDWVSVEMQKDVPHVGVVKTGCQGLCELGPLMKIEPYDYQYVHVQVEDCKEIVERTVMEGEPVSRLFYRDHDTACPHPSDIPFLNQQTRIVLENCGNINAESIDEYIAVGGFQAMAKAFFDMSPQDVIDEVTKSGLRGRGGAGFPAGKKWSQVARQKEKVRYVVCNGDEGDPGAFMDGSVMEGDPYKMIEGMTIAAYAVGAENGYIYVRAEYPLSVKRLRMAIEQAEAYGLLGDNILGSGVNFHLHINRGAGAFVCGEGSALTASIEGKRGMPRVKPPRTVEKGLWEKPTVLNNVETYANVPKIILQGADWFRTIGTEGSPGTKTFSLTGAIENTGLIEVPMGTSLRHIIYDIGGGLKSGAAFKGVQIGGPSGGCLIEDQIDRPLDFDSVKSLDAIMGSGGLVVMDENTCMVEVARFFMNFTQRESCGKCVPCREGTKRMLEILERIVDGKGEMSDLDELEELATMVQSMALCGLGKSAPLPVISTLKRFRDEYEEHIKDKKCRAKVCTALRKFHINPEFCIGCGKCAKNCPAGAISGKIKSPYHINNDVCIKCGSCKDNCNFDAVYVEA; this is translated from the coding sequence ATGAGTATTGTGAGTAAAGAAGATCTGCTCAATAAGCAGGCTGAAGCAAAAAATACCCTGGAATCTTTTACCTGTCGTGTGCTTGTCTGTTCCGGTACCGGATGTATCGCTTCCGGCGCACAGAAGATTTATGACGAGATGGCGAAACTGTGCGAGAATCTTGACTGGGTAAGCGTGGAAATGCAAAAAGATGTTCCGCATGTCGGTGTTGTTAAGACAGGATGTCAGGGCCTTTGTGAATTAGGACCTCTGATGAAGATTGAACCTTATGATTATCAGTATGTTCATGTACAGGTAGAAGACTGTAAAGAGATCGTAGAGCGTACTGTTATGGAAGGAGAGCCGGTAAGCAGACTGTTTTATCGTGATCATGATACCGCCTGTCCACATCCTTCTGACATTCCTTTCCTGAATCAGCAGACAAGAATCGTTCTTGAGAACTGTGGTAATATTAATGCAGAATCCATTGATGAATATATTGCTGTTGGCGGTTTTCAGGCTATGGCAAAAGCTTTCTTCGATATGTCCCCACAGGATGTTATCGATGAAGTAACAAAATCCGGACTTCGCGGACGAGGCGGAGCTGGTTTCCCGGCTGGTAAAAAATGGTCTCAGGTTGCTCGTCAGAAAGAAAAAGTTCGTTATGTAGTATGTAATGGTGATGAAGGTGACCCGGGTGCATTCATGGATGGTTCCGTAATGGAAGGTGATCCATATAAGATGATCGAAGGTATGACCATTGCCGCATACGCAGTTGGCGCAGAGAACGGATACATTTATGTTCGTGCAGAATATCCGCTTTCCGTTAAACGTCTCCGTATGGCTATCGAACAGGCTGAAGCTTATGGACTGCTTGGTGACAATATCCTTGGTTCCGGTGTGAATTTCCATTTACATATCAATCGTGGTGCAGGTGCCTTTGTTTGTGGTGAAGGTTCTGCCCTCACTGCATCCATCGAAGGTAAGCGAGGCATGCCGCGTGTCAAACCACCGCGTACAGTAGAAAAAGGTCTCTGGGAGAAACCTACCGTTCTGAATAACGTAGAAACTTATGCAAACGTTCCGAAGATCATTCTTCAGGGTGCTGACTGGTTCCGTACCATTGGAACAGAAGGAAGCCCGGGAACCAAGACCTTCTCCCTGACCGGTGCAATCGAAAACACAGGTCTGATCGAAGTACCAATGGGTACCAGTCTTCGTCATATCATTTATGATATCGGTGGTGGCCTGAAGAGCGGAGCTGCTTTCAAAGGTGTACAGATCGGTGGACCATCCGGTGGATGTCTGATCGAAGATCAGATCGACCGTCCGCTTGACTTTGACTCCGTTAAATCACTCGATGCGATCATGGGTTCCGGTGGCCTGGTAGTTATGGATGAAAATACTTGTATGGTTGAGGTTGCCAGATTCTTTATGAACTTTACACAGCGTGAGAGCTGTGGTAAATGCGTTCCGTGTCGTGAAGGAACAAAGCGTATGTTGGAGATTCTCGAGAGAATCGTAGATGGTAAAGGTGAAATGTCAGACCTTGATGAACTGGAAGAGCTTGCTACTATGGTACAGAGCATGGCTCTCTGCGGACTTGGCAAGAGTGCACCGCTTCCGGTTATCAGTACTCTGAAACGCTTCCGTGATGAATACGAGGAACATATTAAGGATAAGAAATGCCGTGCAAAAGTCTGTACAGCACTTCGTAAATTCCACATTAATCCGGAATTCTGTATTGGCTGCGGTAAGTGCGCGAAGAACTGCCCGGCAGGTGCAATCAGCGGAAAGATCAAATCTCCGTATCACATCAACAATGACGTATGTATCAAATGCGGTTCCTGTAAAGATAACTGTAACTTTGATGCGGTTTATGTGGAAGCATAG